attctaaaaattcgatttcgctttttataaaaatgcatttatcataatttaatacgAATCGATACTGCTTTAAAAGGTAAAGTACCtcctttaaaatttcaaaattctgtTTCACCGTTTCCGTCGGGATTAAGATGTCATCGATATAAACTAGAATTTTATCCGCGCGGATCAGCGGATTCAAAATCTGGATAACGCGTTTCTGGAACTCGGCGGGCGCCTCCGAGTACCCGAAAGGTAAGCGTGTGTACTCGAATTGCCCGTCGGGCGTCGCGAACGAGAAATACCGCGTTGAATTCGCGTGCACTTTTATCTGATGGAACCCATCTTTCAGGTCCAATAACGTAAAAACGGATTTATTTGATAGACGCGACAAGCAGTCTTCAATCCCCGGAAACGGGTACTTTTGTTTCTCGACTCTAATGTTTAGCGGCCTTAAGTCGACGCATAATCTAATATTACCGTCTTTCTTTCTCACAGGGATTATCTGCGCGCAATACGGTAAGACGCTCGGACGGATAATTTCCCGCTTTAATAGATCATCTGTGATCTCCCTAATCTGAAGGCGCTCGGCATATGCAAAAGCGTTGCGGCGCAAATGCATAGATTGAAGGATCACGTAAGATCACTTCTACTTCATAATTATTCTCTATCGGCTCGACATTCTTAATTTCTAAATCTATTAAAACgttgattaatttttccttatattttatatttacatttgtaaggctatcttttattttatcgtgaaGGTCGTGCGTTTTATTATCCTCGATACAGAGCGGCAGTTGCTCGAACAAGCTGACTCGGCTTGCTGAGCTTTCCTTCGACGCGTCGTTATGTTTGTAAATTAAAGTGAGTCGGTTATTATCTATGAAGTCGCGACCTAGGATCATATCCCCTGTGTACGACtcgtttaatatatacagagAGACTTCAAACGATTTGTTTTCGATATCTTTAATCGTTACTCTCGTCGGCACGATTCCTTCGACCTTCAACGGTTTTgtacttaaattaattaactttctaTCTGATGGGAGAATCTTTTGATTTTTCGGCATTatgtatttgataaaaacCCTACGATTTACAAAAGATACCGGACTGCCGGTATCGACTAACGCCTCCAAATCGCACTTTTCGTTGCAGATGCTCGTGATTTTTGTTGTCGGCTGAGACAGCTCTAATCTGCCCTCGGCTGGTTGAGCGACGATCGCTACGACGTCATCGCTTGACGCCGCGGACGAAACAGCTGCTGCTGTATAGCCCGTTGCGTGACGTGCCTGCAGCGTCGGCTTTCCGTCGCCCTTGCTCTTAAGCACGGGGCAATCAAACTGACGGTGACCCTTTGCTTTGCAATAGAAGCAGGTAGTGTCACCTCGACATTCTTTATGCGAATGCCCTTTTTTTCCACAATTTCGGCACagattaatgtttaaatttctcGGCGCATTTATCGACGAACCGTGCTTCCGTTCGGCATCGACTCCACCTTCCGCGATACGGCGCATTTTCACCAAAAAATCATCGACGGAGTCGCCCACGATCGAGAGAGCTATGGCTCTCAACGAACTCTGCGTTATTCCGCCGATCAGTAAATGAATAGAGTTTTTTATTGGCAAATTTAGATTGTTCAGTAACGCGAGTTTGGCGATCGCGTACTGGTCGAACGTTTCCTTATGCGCGTTCCATTTTCGCGCCTCGACTTTCTGCATCGCTTTATAGAAAGGCACTTTTTTCTCAAACATTTTATCTAACTCGTTTTTTAGGGCCAGCCAAGACCCGATCACATCGCCCGTCTGGATCTCGTACCATTGACGAGCGAATTTCGTCAATTTACTGGACGCGGCCAGCAACGTGATTCCGTCGGAAGCGCCATGAATGACGGCGACTTGGTCGACCCGTCTCGACCACACGGCAACGTTTTCGTCTTCACCGCCACTAAACTCCGGAATCTGAGAGGTCAGCCAACTAACCGCATTTCCCGCCGGTAATGTATGCGCACTGATATTCGTTTGTCCGTTTAACGCAGAATTAAGATTGTTCGACACATTACCTTCGTTTCGGCTTAATGATTCAGGGCTACCTGGGTCTGCCTCTCCGTCTGACTGGACCACCTGGACGTTTCCCGCCCTCGGCGCCAGCTGCTGCAGTAACTGCAGCATGAACTGCTGGTTCTGCTGCTAAAGCTCCTGCTGTTGCTTCTGCATCTCCTGCTGTTGCCTCATCATCGTCGCTGAGATGTCCGACATTGCCTGACGGAACATCTCCGAGGTCAACGGCTCCGCCACGACTGTTCGCTTTGCAGACGATGCTGCTGGGACGTGGACCTCTCCAACGGCCTGTTGATCGTCCAACGTCCTCTCCGACGGCCCAACCCTCTCAAGGTGGGTGAGAATTTGCTCAATAAGGAGGTCTCGGTCATTAGTTACCGGTAATTGATACCGCCGAGCCTCCCTTTGGATCGCTTCTAACGAAGCTTGCTCCAAATCTTCACGATCTAGCATCGATCTTGTCTTCGGCATGATGCTTGCTCGTCACGACTTGACAATGTCTTTTAAAtcgtctttattttatttcagactCGAAGAGCCTTTTTCGACTTCGGCACGACACGGCAGTGATTCTAAATCGTCTTCGACACGTCGCGGGCTTGAAAAACCCTTTTTAAACTCGACACGACAcggcaataatttaaaatgttcttTGACACGACACGGCTCAAGGATAGTGTTATCCCACTTCTGAGCTGTAAGATTTTTACCAATAATacgaaaaaatcaaataaagaaatataaaatctctTATCGACAACGACTTTCTTGTTTAAAATGATCGGACGGTTAGTCCTCTCTTCGACctcgtttattattaataaataataccgGCACCAGTAAATGTTGTCAGGATCGACTGTTAAAGTTAATAGGAAGGCTCGACACTGCTTGAAATTCAATATACTTTAGTTCTTTAATGAAACACAGActgatataaaagttttacagaTAATGATTTCAGAGATATTTTACAAGTTCCGATAATTGAATTAGACTTCCGATAGGCTCTCCACTTGTTCAGATTTTCGACTAACGCTCACGGCTCGACTATAGAGAGTGCGAACTCGATCTCCGGTTCCCCGCAGGTCGACTTCTTCGAAGATTCTCGAATCTTTTATCGGTTATTATTTGAGATAATAAAAAGCAAGGAGCGGGAGCGCGCCCACGCAGGATCGATTCTATCGAGGCGCTGCTCTCGATCATCTGGCAGCCGTCCGCTGGCGCCGTCTATCGTACATTTTTGGTCGCATCTTTCAAGGTGTAGTAAGCCTTTAGCCTTTAGGTCTAAGCTTTAAGCTTGCTTTGAGCCTTAAGCTTTAGAAAATGTTCTTACAACATGACAATATACAATGTGCTCGAGTCGTAAGACGTAACAATCAGTGAAATACAGTCAAGGTGACAGCTGACAGCAAGTTATAGGTTATGTTTGCATTCTTCAagaatggaaaataaaatattacccCTTCTTACCTTGACCCATTTGCAAAAtgtgcttatatatatatatttaagaaaaaagaatcgaAGAAGGTGGTGGGTACGATACATAAATCAACAAAGAGCTCAACAaggaatatataataatatgttcaAAGAGTTGAACTTCACGGATGaagaacaattttttgaatataccAGAATGAACATAAGGCAATTCGATTATCTGTTCTCTTTGATTGCGCCAATGTTACAAAAGCATAGTTTAAGGAAACCTCTACCTGCAAGACTTTGCTTAGCTGTGACTTTGAGTTTTAATCTTTAAGAGCTGGGATCTGGCCAGCTCGCTAAAAGCTTAGAGATTAGAGCTTAAAACAGCGCGGGCAACATCTCAAACCGGAAATACGTCATACTTTACGGCTTAGAACAGAAAGTTAAAGGCTTACTACACCTATTGTAGATCGGGCCTGATACGCGGGCTTTAGAATGACTTCATGGTCGGTATTTATAGTTGGGTCAAACTTGCACAAGTACATAACAtatgcataaagaaattttcttatttatttgttatggACTATACGCacgcatgcacacacacacacacacatgcacgcaCGCGCATACATGCATGCATGCACACACAAACACGccacacgcatgcacgcataTTCATGCATACGCATGCACACTTAAGCCGGTTTCAGATTACATATTGgagattaagattaaaaaattaaagattgaagattacTAGAGTCACActacaattataattgtattgcaATTGATAATATGGCAgagttcataaaataatttaatttagtgaAATTTTAGTGATTCTTAATATAATTGGGCCTATCTaaacaaacttgcatagtcgcataaacacatgcataagaaaatcaaccaatttccttatgcatttgcttataaaCCAATGTTAAAGTCTGAATAGGCCCTAAGTAgtactttttgtttatttatgtgaaaaagTTTAGttctatttgaaaaattgctttttgtagtttaaaataaattttatatgcaattttttaattaaaagacggcattcaattttttgatatcttaaataaaacattatttattatctgttCTTGAAATAAGAATAgactatgggcggtattcatagtccgttcttatattcaagattgtcttaagcataGACTTATATTCACTTTCTTCGTTACACACAATCTGTAtatgtgacgaagagagcgaatataaatccatgcttaagacaatcttgaatataagaacggactatgaataccgtcCTATGAATACCGCCTCTTATACCATCTACAAATCTTATGTCAATGGTTGTCGTAGCAAAGGAGAAGAAGGAAGATATCGCCATTTTAGCTTTATTTCTGCTGTGTATTGGTCACGAAGTAAGGGTGGAGTCCCATGGAGCGTATTAGGCGTATTGCGGATTGCGCGTATCAAAAATCTGACCAATCACGGACGTTCCGCTGTTCTTGATACGCCGCCGTTCCGGCAAAGTCATTATTGTAGCGTATTATAGGTTGAATGTcagttgatataaaataaatttcaaatagtttTTTGTAATTGTCATCAATTAtgaacaaagaaaatataagtcCTGTgagtaatatatatgtagcattttgaaatattatttttgtaatatttattaataataatattttaaggttaCTTAGAATTTAATGAAGCATATTTTTGTTTAGTCTACACTGATTATttcagtttaatataaatattgatatacatatttattatgaattacaAATTAGAAATTGTTATAGATAGCAAAAGTCTTTTTTAACATCAAAATAACTACTTTTGTTATTtggaatgtttattattttttttcttgcagcCCATAAAGTGTGGATATTGTAGTTGGTTAATCAATGGCTTATTACATGTTAGCTTGTTAGAACATTCAtgttttcaacatttataatgaGGAAAAACATTTGCTACATGTTGACGATAATAATGTTGCATCCATTAGTAAGTATTTTaagaacaataattatttgtaataatcaattctgtaataaatacatataattcacACTGGTTTAAAGTTTaactgtttattttattacaacttGATGCAACAAGCACTGCTATAAGTCAGTTATATGTATACTataatatgtgtgtatatatatatatatatatacacacatattatAGTATACATATAACTGACTTATAGCAGTGCTTGTtgcatatacagggtgtcccgcgtAAGGTGTACCACCGGGAACTGGGAGGTAGAtgggattgaaataaatataaaagtcctttaccgttttacgatattcgcaataataaacgagatattaatttttacaattggaCTAATGAGAGCGCGTCGAGAGAAGCGCTCGAGCCGCTCGAGGTCTAGCCCGGCCTAGTCTATCATACATTGGCTGCGGGCGGCGCGTTGGAAAGGCAAGAGGGGAAACGCGCCGTGGCTCGGCGCTCAGCTCACGTCTCGCCGCACCGCGCCTAACGTCACGCGTCTATGCCGCTACGCACAATCGCgattacaatatgtatgttgtataataatgacaaataacttatttagggaagaaaataataaaagatcgcgaatttgcgataaagtacgatacgataaagaaaaaaattacaattgtggatactgtaattaagttattttgtatttatgcgttaattttttacattaacacgattctgttacttttactttattatgatatttatttgttgtgtaCATTTggtatgaattttttcacagtGCAAGGAAACGCTATCGTTTCCATACCACCTTGAGGTAGATAGCTtggcgcgtttttttttaaagtggtttcCCCAGTAGGCCTAATCCACTCTTCTCACACTTCTAATTAAGTGTATGTTCAAAGTGCCTTCCTTGCATTTGCAAACATACTTCTACTCTCCGAGAAATTTGCCGTGTTGCACGGTGCGCCATATCTGGAGTGATGGTTTGAAAGGCCGCTATGATTTCATCACGTACCTCATTTTCAGTACCATCACGTTTATGCTCGACTAAAGCTTTGATATAGCCCCAAACGAAATAATCGAGCACGTTTAAATCTGGCGATCGTGCCGGCCAAACGATCGGACCACCCCGACCGATCCATCTATCCGAAAAacgatcatttaaaatttctcgtaCTCTACGAGAATAATGTGCGGGAGCTCCATCGTGCTGAAAAATCAGCGTTTCCCGCTCTCGAAGAGGAATGTCCTCCAAAAGAATGGGCAATTCATTTTCCAGAAATTCTGCATATCTTTGTCCATTGAGATGTGCCGGTAAAAAATACGGcccgatctgaaaatttgccACAGAAACGTTATGGAAAcaatgcaatagaaaaaaatgtctttatttgcaagaatatttaCCACTCTGTTTGCAAATATTCCTGCCCACACATTTATGGACCACCGATATTGGAAGGTGCACTGACGAACAGCTTGCGGATTCTCCTCTTCccaaaacaagaaattgtgAGAATTG
The window above is part of the Linepithema humile isolate Giens D197 chromosome 8, Lhum_UNIL_v1.0, whole genome shotgun sequence genome. Proteins encoded here:
- the LOC137001690 gene encoding uncharacterized protein; its protein translation is MLQLLQQLAPRAGNVQVVQSDGEADPGSPESLSRNEGNVSNNLNSALNGQTNISAHTLPAGNAVSWLTSQIPEFSGGEDENVAVWSRRVDQVAVIHGASDGITLLAASSKLTKFARQWYEIQTGDVIGSWLALKNELDKMFEKKVPFYKAMQKVEARKWNAHKETFDQYAIAKLALLNNLNLPIKNSIHLLIGGITQSSLRAIALSIVGDSVDDFLVKMRRIAEGGVDAERKHGSSINAPRNLNINLCRNCGKKGHSHKECRGDTTCFYCKAKGHRQFDCPVLKSKGDGKPTLQARHATGYTAAAVSSAASSDDVVAIVAQPAEGRLELSQPTTKITSICNEKCDLEALVDTGSPVSFVNRRVFIKYIMPKNQKILPSDRKLINLSTKPLKVEGIVPTRVTIKDIENKSFEVSLYILNESYTGDMILGRDFIDNNRLTLIYKHNDASKESSASRVSLFEQLPLCIEDNKTHDLHDKIKDSLTNVNIKYKEKLINVLIDLEIKNVEPIENNYEVEVILRDPSIYAFAPQRFCICRAPSD